TCGACGAGGCCGCGCTCGGCGTGCCGCGGGGAGAACATCTCCATCACACGCTCGTCGAACCCCTGTTCGCCGTACCAGTCGTCGAGTCGCTGGCGGATCGTCGCGAGGTGTTTGGTCGTCCCGCCCGCAAAGGACCCCTCGTCGATGGTGACCGCCGACTCTGTCGCCTGGTTTCGCCGGAAGCCGGCCATGAACCCCATGAACAGCGGCGAATCCTCGGGGACCGGGCCGCCGGACGGGATCCCTTTCACCTCGCCCTGGCGTTCGGCGGGCATCCCCGCGCCGATGAAGCCGGTCCGCCGGTTCACGACCGAGAACACGCCCGCGAGGGGATCGTCGACCGCGCGGCCGTTCATCGTCTCGCGGTCGCCGAACAGCGCCTCCTCGGCTTCCAGCAGCGCGTCAGGACGGTCCGAGGCCAGATGGAGGAGGGCGTCCTGGTGGTCGAATTCGGGGGTCTCGAACGCCGACAGCCGGCGCGGCTCGGGGAGTGGATACTTGAGGTCGGCGTCGAACCGCGCGAAGTACGCCGGCGTGTACGCGAGCGACGAGAGCAGCCCCTGGTGACTCCACTCGTAGGCGCGGTCGAGCGTCGCCATCGCCGACGCGACCGCGGCGCGGTCGTCGTCGGTCGGGACACCGTCGTCGAGTTCGAGCGAGAGGAAAACGTGGTGCCGCGGGAGTTCGTGGTTCCCGGCGTCGTCGCGCGCCAGGAAGTCGTTCCAGCGGTGCTGTCCGACGGGGAGTTCGTCGGGGGCGGTGCCACGGGGGACGGGTTCGTCGGCCTCGCTCAGACAGGCCGACAGCGCCGTCGCACCGCCCGTCGCCACCGCGAGCTTCATGGCCTCCCGTCGGGAGAGGTCGCGGTCGAACACGCGGAGGTTACGAAACGGAGCGACAAACAGTTGTCGCCGCTTTCGACGCGGTGAGAACGGGACAGGCCTATTTAATCTGGCACCCCTACCTGAAACCGATGAACAGACGCACGTTCCTCGCCGGCGGCGCGGCGCTCGGGACGACGGCGGCCGCCGGCTGTCTGGGGACGCTCGGCCTCGGAGACGAGAACCCGAACGTCGTCCTCGGCGAACCCGACCGGACCGCCGACGTGTCGAGCGAGGACCTCCCGTACCCCGCGTGGGGCCAGCGGGTCCCCGACGTCACCCTCCCCGCCCCGCTCGCTGACCGAGCCGTCTCCCTCCGCGACGTCGGTCGACCCTTCCTGACCACGTTCTTCTTCACGAACTGCATGACGACCTGTCCGGTGTTGCTCTCGGCGCTCCGGGAGGTACAGATCCACTCGGTCGAGGAGGGGTACGCCGACGCCGTCGACTTCTACCCGATCACGTTCGACCCGGCACGGGACGACGAGGCGGCCCTCCGTGCTGAACTGGAGCAGTTCAACGTCGACGCGGGGGTGGGCAACTGGCAGTTCCTCCGGCCCGAGGACGAAGCGCGCGCGAAGGCGACGGTCACCGACGAGTTCGGTATCGTCTTCCAGCGACAGGAGATGGACGACGGTCCCGACATGTTCGTCCACCTCGGGTTGATCCTGCTGGTGAACGCCGACGGCTACGTCGAGCGCGCCTACCGGGGCCAACAGCCCGACGAGGGACAGCTGATCGCGGACCTCCAGCGGGTGAGAGAGACATGAACCGACGCACGTTCCTGGCGGCCGCCGCCGGTGCGTCGTCGACGCTCGTAGCCGGGTGTGCGGGCTTTTCGACCACGGCGTACAGCGCCGATCCACCGCTGGTCGAGGACCCGCCGGCGGCGGTGTACGTTCCCTCGCACGTCGAGGGGATGGAGATGGTCGGCATGGCCGACGCGGGCGACGCGAAGGTGGCCGTCTCCTACAGCTACCCCCACCGCTTTTGGACCGTCGAGCAGGACGGCACGGCGTTCGAGACCCAGCAGGTCGACATCGGTAGCGACGACACAGTGCACCTGATGGCGACCGTCTGGGAGCCCGAGACGGGCGTCGTCGTCCCGAACACGGGGCTGTCGATCGAGATCTCGACCGACGAGGGCCTCGTCAGCGAGGAGGTCGTCTACCCGATGCTCTCCCAGCAGATGGGCTTTCACTACGGCGCGAACTTCCCGCTCGACGGCAACGACGTGTACGACGTCCGGGTCAGCGTCGGCGCGACCTCGGTCGAACGACTCGGCTCGCTGTCGGACCGGCTCGAGGAGCCCGCGGCGGCGACCGTCTCCTTCGACTACCGCGAGGCCGCGCGCAACGAGATCGACTACACGGTGTTCGAGGAGTCACGGCGGGGCCAGCGCGACGCCATCCCGCCCATGTCGATGGAGATGACCCCGGTCGGCCGCGTCCCCAACCCCGACTCGGTCGCCGGGGAGCCGCTCGGCCAAGCGACCATCGGCGACCTCGTGCTCCGGGGGTACGCCGCCGAGGCCGACCGCTTCGGCGACGACCCCTACCTCGTGGTAACCGCGGGCACCCCGTACAACGACCTCGTCGTGCCCGGCATGGCGCTGTCCGCTCGCGTCCCGGGGGACGGACGGGCCGCCTTCGCAGGCCGGCTCGATCCCGCGCTCGACCCCGAACTCGGCTTTCACTACGGCGCGACCGCCCCCCGACTCGCCGGCGACGACGAGGTGGAACTCACCGTCGAGATCCCGCCGCAGGTCGCCCGGCACGAGGGGTACGAGACGGCGTTCCTCGAGACCGGGACGGTCGTCCTCACGGGCTGACCCCCCGTCCCCGACGGGCGCGGCAACCCTTTGTTCGAGTGGGTCTTTACACCAGTCATGGGCTCGGAGCGCCGCGATCGGGTCGTGCTCGCGGTCGTCGTCTGGTGCGTCCTCGTCTCGCAGGTGCTTCTGTACCCCGGCCTCGCCGACCTCGTCGTCGCCCTCGGCGCGTCGGGAATCGACGCCGCCACGGCATTCCTCGTCGCGGAGGTCGCCGCGTTCGTCGCCTTCGCCTCCGTCTGGGGGGCGCTGTCGGACACCACCGGTCGGCGGCTCCGCTGGATCGTCGCCGGCGCGGTCGGGGGTGCCGCGTCGTACCTCCTCCTCGCCGCACTGCCCGCCCTCGGCGTCGGCTTCGGCGTCGCGCTCGCCGTCCGCGTCGTGGGCGGGGCCTTTACCATCGGCGCGTTCTCGCTCGCGGTGACGACGCTCGCCGACCTGAGCGGGGGCAACGGCCGGAACATGGGTGCCGCCGGGCTCGCGATCGGGCTCGGGGCGGCGCTCGGGGCGGTCGTCGGCGGACGGCTCTCGACGGTCGACCCGCTCGCGCCGGTCGTCGCCGCGGCGGGGTTGCTCCTCCTCGTCGCCGGCCTCGCCGCGACGGTCACAGAGCGCGCCCCCACGTGTCGGGAGATGGGGCTCCGGGCCGTCGTCACGGGCCTGAAGACGCGACCGGCGCTCGCAGTCCCGTACGCGTTCGGCTTCGTCGACCGCCTCACCGCCGGCTTCTTCGCGCTCGTCGGCGTCTTCTACTTCCGCACGCAGTTCGGCCTCGACGCCGCCGGTGCCGGGGTGGTTCTCGCTCTCTTCTTCCTCCCGTTCGCGCTGCTGCAGTACCCCCTCGGTGTCGTCTCCGACCGCGTCGGCCGTTTTTACCCCGTCGTCGTCGGGTCGGTCTGTTACGGCGTCGCCATCGTCGGGGTCGGTCTCGCGCCGTCGCTCGGGCTCGCGGCGGGGCTGATGGCCGTCGTCGGGGTCTTCGGCGCGCTCGTCGCCCCCGCGACGATGGCGCTCGCGACGGACCTCGTCCCCGACGACGAACGCGGCGTCGCGCTCGGCGGCTTCAACGTCGCCGGCTCGCTCGGCTTCCTGGCGGGCTTTCTGGTCGGTGGCCTCGCCGCCGACACGCTGGGGTATCTCCCGTCCTTCCTCGTCGTCGGCGGGCTGGAGGTCGCCATCGCGGTCGTCGCGCTCCGGGCGGTCCGTCGCCTCGAACCGTTCGCGGATCCCGAGCAGGGCGTCCACGCCGCCGACGGCTGAGCGCGGCCGTCGGTCGAGGGTTTTTGCCCCGCGAGCGGCTCCCCCCAAGCGATGACCGAGCTGTTCGGCCGCGCAGTCGCCGACCACTACCACGACCGCATGGACGAGCCGCTCCTCGTCCGAGACGGCGCGGAGACACAGGAGCATCCGATCGAGGCGTTCTACTTCGAGCCGTTCGACCCCGAGAGCGAGGCGGGTCGGTGGCTCTCGTCGTGGGTTCGCGCCCCACTCCTCGACGTCGGGGCGGGGGCCGGCCGGCACGCGCTCGTCTTCGGTGCCCGCGTCGAGACCGTCGCGGTCGACGTGAGCGAGTCACTGGTGGCGGTGATGACCGACCGCGGGGTCGCGGACGCCCGCGTCGCCGACATGTTCTCGCTCCCGTCGCGGTTCGACCGCGACCGGTTCGGGTCGGCGCTGGTCGTCGGCACCCAACTGAGCCTCGCGGGATCGATGCAGGGCCTCCGTGGGCTGCTCGGCGACCTCGCGTTCGTGACCGACGCCGACGCGACAGCCGTCGTGGACGGCTACGATCCGGGCCACGAGGCGGCGGCGGAACTGCTCGGGTACCGACCCGACCCGACGCCGGGGCTCGCCCACCGCACCTTCCACTTCGCGTACGAGGGCGCGGTGAGCGAGACGCTTCAGTTCCGGCTGTTCAGCCCCGACCGCCTGCGCGAGGCGACCGTCGGCACCGGGTGGCGGGTCGCGGACGTCCGGCGAGCCGACGAGGGGTCGTACTACCGCGCGGCACTCACGAAGCCGTAGCCCCGCTCTCTCGCGCCCGCCGCGTCGGTCGCCTCACTCGTGGCCCGACACGCGCACCGGCTGGTACGGTTCCTCCAGCCACTCGATGTCCGACTCCGACAGCGAGATGTCGAGCGCCTCGACCGCGTCTTCGAGGTGTTCGATGCTCGTCGTCCCGACGATGGGCGCGTCGACCCACTCCTTGTGCAGCAGCCACGAGAGGGCGATCTGCGCCATCTTCACGTCCTTCTCGGCCGCCAGTTCTCCCACCCGCTCGTTGATCTCCCGGCCCCCGCTCTCGAAGTAGGGGTGCTGGCGGGCGTAGTCGTCGGTCGCCCCGCGGGTCGTCGCCTCGAAATCCTCGTGGGGGCGGGCGAGATAGCCCCGCGCCAGCGGCGACCACGGCATGACGGCGACGTTCTCCTTCGCACACAGCGGGAGCATCTCGCGTTCCTCCTCGCGGTAGAGGAGGTTGTAGTGGTTCTGCATCGTGAGAAAGCGATCGAGACCGAGCGCAGCCGAGGTAGACAGCGCCTCGGCGAACTGGTGGGCCCACATCGACGACGCGCCGAGATAGCGCGTCTGCCCCCGCCTGACGACGTCGTCGAGCGCTCGCATCGTCGTCTCGATGGGCGTGTCGTCGTCCCAGCGGTGGGTCTGCAGGAGATCGACAGTGTCCATCCCCAGCCGGTCGAGGGAGTTTTCGACCTCCTGTTCGATCGCCTTGCGGGAGAGTCCGCCCGAGTTCGGATCGTCCTCGTCCATCTGGAAGTAGACCTTGGTGGCGACGACGTTCTGGTCGCGGCGGCCCTCCAGCGCCTTCCCCAGGACGCGCTCGGACTCGCCCATCGAGTACATGTTGGCGGTGTCGAAGAAGTTGATCCCCAGCTCGATGGCGCGGTCGACGAGTTCGATCCCCTCCTCCTCGTCGAGCACCCACTCGCGCCACGACGAGGTGCCGAAGCTCATACAGCCGAGGCAGATGCGGGAGACCTCCATGCCGGTGTCACCGAGGGTGGTGTACTCCATGCTCACCCGCTCTCGGCGAGGGCTCAAAAGTGAGGTGGCTGCGGAAGCGCCCGATTCGAAGCGGGCAGCCGTACAGAGGCCGTCGATCACAGCCGCACGTTCTCACCCCGAGAGAAGCACGGACGACGTTTACCCTGTCAGCCGTTCAACGACTATCCGACGCGAGCGGTGTCTCCGTCAGTGATTCAGATGTCCACGAAGCTACTCACAGTCCTCCTCGTCGGCGTCGTCGCGGTCTCGCTCGTCGGGGCCGTCTCGTTCGTCGGCGGCGTCGTCCGCTTCCTCGTGCTCTTGATGGGGCTCGGGGCGTTCGTCCTCGCGGCGCGCGGCGCGCGCGGCGACGAGGAGGGCGGCCTCGTCTTCGGCACCGGCGAGGACGAGTCCGCGGCGACGTGAGACGGAACCCCCACGGTCTTCGTCTGGAGCAGCGGCCCTGATCGTCGACGGTCAGCGCCCGTCACCGGACGCTGCTTCGGTCGACTCGATCCGCCTCTCGCGGGTCCGAATCGACCGACAGTCGACCCAAATTATTATTCGACGTGTTTTCGATATGTTGGGTATGGTACTGGAGTACGACACGGCATGTGAGTCGTTCGAGTGGGACATCCCCGAGGCGTACAACCTCCCGAGCGTGATCGAGTCGCACGCAGACGCCTTCGGTGACCGGGTCGCCGTCCGCTTCCTCTCGCAGGCGGGCGACCGCACGGAGCGGACGTACGACGACCTCCGGCGGGACATGAACCGCTTCGCGAACGCGCTCGCCGATCTCGGGGTCGGGTCGGGCGACCGGGTGATGCATCTGTTCCCGCGGCATCCCGACGCGTTCGCGATCCAACTCGGCGCGCTGAAACGCGGCGCGCTCTTGGTCCCGTGTTCGTCGATGCTGAAGCCGAAGGACATCGCGTTCCGCGCGTCGGATTGCGAGGCGTCGACGGTCGTCGCCCACGCGTCGCTCACCGACATGGTCGAGCCGGTGCTCGACGAGACGCCGCTGTCGACCACGATCTGTCTCGACGGCGACCCCGACGGCTGGCACTCCTTCGCGGAACTCCTCGCGGACCGGGCCGCCGACCACGACGGGCCCATGGTCGGTGCCGATGACCCGATGTCGATCAACTACACCTCCGGCACCACGGGCCAGCCGAAGCCCGTCCTCCACAGGCACCGCTGGATGCGCTGTTTCGAGCTCGTCAACGGGCCGTACTGGTGGGGCCTGTCGGGCGACGAGGACCTCTCCGACGAGCTGATGTGGGCCACGACGGGGACCGGGTGGGCGAAGTGGTTCTGGAGCCCCGTCGGCGTAGGGCTCACGACGGGCGCGACGCAGTTGCTGTACGACGGCGACTTCGACCCCGAGACGTTCCTCGACGTCATGGCCGACGAGGGCGTCACCCGGCTGTGTGCCGTCCCGACCCAGTACCGCCTGTTCGCACAGCGGGACCTCTCGACGTGGGATCTCGCGCTCACCGACGCGCTCTCGGCCGGGGAACCGCTCAACCGCGAACCGATCGAGGCGTTCGAGGAGGCGGTGGGAGTGACACCGCGCGACGGCTACGGGCAGACCGAGACGGTCGCGCTCGTGACCAACTACCCCGGTATCGAGGTCAAAGAGGGCTCGATGGGCAAGCCGACGCCGGGGATGGGAACGACGATCATCGACACGATGGACGAAGCGGCGGTCGACGACGGCGAGATCGGCGAGATCGCCGTTCCCGTGGACTGTCCCGGAATCTTCGACGGCTACTACCAGAAACCGAACCTCGACGAGAAGACGTTCTCCGGGGAGTACTACCGGACCGGCGACCTCGCCTCCCGGGACGACGACGGCTACTTCTTCTTCGAGGGGCGGGCCGACGACATCATCATCTCGGCGGGCTACCGCATCGGCCCGTTCGAGGTCGAGGACGCGCTCGTCTCTCACCCCACCGTCACCGAAGCCGCGGCGGTGGCGTCACCCCACGACGAGCGCGGCAACGTCGTCAAGGCGTACGTCGTGCTCGCGGCGGGGTACGAAGGCTCCGACGACCTCGCCGACGAGATCACGGCGTTCATGAAAGAGGAGACGGCCCCGTACAAGTATCCCCGCCGAATCGAGTTCGTCGACGACCTCCCGAAGACCTCCTCGGGCAAGATTCGACGCATCGAACTCCGCGAGCAGGAGCAGGCGACGTTCGGCGACTAGGCCGCCGGCGGTCCCGATGTCGACGAGGAAAGGCTCGACCGGGCGACGGCGCGAAAAGGCTCACTCCAGCGTGTCGAAGCTCTCCTCGCCGGGCAGTTCCCGGAAGGCGGCCTCGAAGTCCTCGCTGGAGTACTGCGAGAGCGTCTCGTCGAGCTCCTCTCTGATCTCGCCCATCCGCCTCGTGAGTCGGTCGTACTCCTCGCTGGGATCGTCCTTGGCGGTGCTCTCCAGGGTCGCTTTCTTGGAGGCGAGCGCGAAGAACTCCTGGGTACGGTCGTCGAACTGCGCCCGCGACAAGAGCACCTCGACGACCGAGTGGAGTTCCTCGCGGGAGACGGGCTTGACCAGGTAGTCGTCGAACGGCATGTCGACGATGTCGACGTCGGGTTCGACCGCGGTGATCATCGCGACTCGGCAGTCGATGTCGCGTTCGCGGAGGGCCGAGAGGACCTCGTCCCCGGTCATCGAGGGCATCCGGCGGTCGAGGAGGGCCACGTCGATGTCCTCGGTCGCCAGATCGAGCGCCGCCTCGCCGCCCGTCGCGACGATCACCTCGTACGACTCGCCGAGCCAGTGGGCGTACAGCTCCGCGAGTTCGGCCTCGTCGTCTGCGACCAGGACGACCGGCAGGCCGTCGCTGTCTTCGCCTACCATCTGTCTTCGGTGACACTCTCTCGCTCCTCATATATCATGGTGACGGCGTTTGCGCCGGCGGCGGTGTCCGATCGAGGGCGGCCGTCCCCTCGCGCGGGGTTCACACCCGGGATCGATGTGTCCCGGCTGGAGCGACCCGGCTGGACGGCGTGCGGTACGACGACTCGGATGCCCGCGCGCCGCACACCTCGCCGTGCGTCCGTCGACGCGTCCCGCCGGGAGTGGCCGGGCGAGCGGCCGTGGCCATAACGGATTACCCGACCGGCTACTAACGATCGGTGTGTTACCGCCCGAACCACCCCATCGAGCGGGGGCCGCATGACCGTCTGGCTCCTCGGCGACCAGCTCTCGCCCGCGGCCCGGCCGCTGGAGCGCACCGATCACGTCCTCATGATCGAGGCCCACGGCTTCGCCGAGCGGCTGCCGTACCACCCGGCGAAGCTCACGCTCGTCTTCTCGGCGATGCGTCACTGCCGCGACGCCCTCCGCGACCGGGGGTACGAGGTGACGTACATCGAGGCCGAGACGTTCGGCGACGGGCTCGACGAGTACTTCGCGGCCGCTCCCGGCGATTCGCTCCTCATGATGGAGCCGGCGAGCCACGGCGCGGGGGCCCGCTTCGAGGAACTGGTCGCCGCCCGCGGCGGGAGCCTGACACGCGTCGAGAACGACCGATTCCTGACCAGCCCCGAGACGTTCGACGAGTGGGCCGGGGACCGGACCGTCGACGACGGCTTCCGGCAGGAGCGGTGGTACCGCTTCGTCCGCCGCGAGCTCGACGTCCTGATGGACGGCGACGAGCCCGCGGGCGGCGAGTGGAACTACGACGACCAGAACCGCGAGACGCCCGACGAGGAGTGGTCGCCGCCGCCCGTACCCACGTTCGAGCCCGACGCGATCACCAAGGAGGCCCACGACTGGGTGACCGAGCGGTACGACGACCACTGGGGGGACGACTCGCTGGCGGCGATGGTCTGGCCCACCACCGCCGAGGAGGCGCGGTCGGCGCTCGACCACTTCGTCGCGACGCGGCTCCCCGAGTTCGGCGACTACCAGGACGCGCTGGTCGACGGAGAGTGGGCGCTCTCGCACTCGCTGCTCTCGTCGTCGCTCAACCTCGGGCTCCTCCACCCGCGGGAGGCCGTCGACGCCGCGGTCGAGGCGTACGAGACGGGCGACGCCCCGCTGAACTCCGTAGAGGGGTTCGTTCGTCAGCTCATCGGGTGGCGGGAGTTCATGCGCCACGTCTATCGGCGGGCGATGCCGGAGCTAAACGAGGCGAACCAGTTGGACCAGACCCGGGAGTTGCCGCCGCTGTACTGGGACGGCGGCACCGACATGAACTGCCTCTCGGAGGCGGTCTCGCACGTCCACGAGCGGGGCTACGCCCACCACATCGAGCGGCTGATGGTGCTGTCGAACTTCGCGCTCGTCTACGGTGCCGACCCGCACGAACTCAACCGCTGGTTCCACCTCGGCTTCGTCGACGCCTACCACTGGGTGACGACCCCGAACGTCGTCGGGATGGGCTCCTTTGCGACCGACGTGCTCTCGTCGAAGCCGTACGCCTCGTCGGGCAACTACATCAACAAGATGAGTGACTTCTGTTCCAACTGTCCGTACGCCGTGTCGCGGACGACCGGCGAGGGTGCCTGTCCGTTCAACGCGCTGTACTGGGACTTCCTGAAGGAAAAAGAGGAGACCCTCCGGGGAACGGGCCGGATGGGGCTGATGTACTCGCACGTCGACAACAAAGACGACGAGGAGTGGCGGGAGATCCGCGAGCGGGCGAGCGAGGTCCGGGAGCAGGCGCGCGAGGGAGAGCTGTGAGCAGAGCGTTCTGGGACGCCGATCGGTCGGTTCGACGCTCCCCCACCTGCGCGCCTCGCGTGTTAGCGTGCGACGGCCCCACTTGTCAGGCGAGTGTTGCGATTCAAATACCGAATTTGATAACGAGTCCCACACATATATTCACCTAGAGCTGACATTCTGCCTATGAGTAATACTACCCGTCGGGGGTGCATCGCCACCGTGGGAGTTCTGCTGTCTTCGGGTTGCCTTGGAAGCGCGACGACTGACACCACCGATGGGAGCGGTGAGACCGAGAGACGCGCGACGCCGACACGAACGCCTCGC
This Salinigranum marinum DNA region includes the following protein-coding sequences:
- a CDS encoding DUF7405 family protein is translated as MFDRDLSRREAMKLAVATGGATALSACLSEADEPVPRGTAPDELPVGQHRWNDFLARDDAGNHELPRHHVFLSLELDDGVPTDDDRAAVASAMATLDRAYEWSHQGLLSSLAYTPAYFARFDADLKYPLPEPRRLSAFETPEFDHQDALLHLASDRPDALLEAEEALFGDRETMNGRAVDDPLAGVFSVVNRRTGFIGAGMPAERQGEVKGIPSGGPVPEDSPLFMGFMAGFRRNQATESAVTIDEGSFAGGTTKHLATIRQRLDDWYGEQGFDERVMEMFSPRHAERGLVEGAGANLGDFSGVDDEIVDTIREQARDYGRVGHAQKAARANRDSEGAPLLLRRHVESTDDGEASLHFPTLQTRIESFEAVREAMNGADLTDIPTIRQRVNNGILEYIFVKRRGNYLVPPRPLRALPTPTGDAD
- a CDS encoding SCO family protein → MNRRTFLAGGAALGTTAAAGCLGTLGLGDENPNVVLGEPDRTADVSSEDLPYPAWGQRVPDVTLPAPLADRAVSLRDVGRPFLTTFFFTNCMTTCPVLLSALREVQIHSVEEGYADAVDFYPITFDPARDDEAALRAELEQFNVDAGVGNWQFLRPEDEARAKATVTDEFGIVFQRQEMDDGPDMFVHLGLILLVNADGYVERAYRGQQPDEGQLIADLQRVRET
- a CDS encoding iron transporter; its protein translation is MNRRTFLAAAAGASSTLVAGCAGFSTTAYSADPPLVEDPPAAVYVPSHVEGMEMVGMADAGDAKVAVSYSYPHRFWTVEQDGTAFETQQVDIGSDDTVHLMATVWEPETGVVVPNTGLSIEISTDEGLVSEEVVYPMLSQQMGFHYGANFPLDGNDVYDVRVSVGATSVERLGSLSDRLEEPAAATVSFDYREAARNEIDYTVFEESRRGQRDAIPPMSMEMTPVGRVPNPDSVAGEPLGQATIGDLVLRGYAAEADRFGDDPYLVVTAGTPYNDLVVPGMALSARVPGDGRAAFAGRLDPALDPELGFHYGATAPRLAGDDEVELTVEIPPQVARHEGYETAFLETGTVVLTG
- a CDS encoding MFS transporter, with product MGSERRDRVVLAVVVWCVLVSQVLLYPGLADLVVALGASGIDAATAFLVAEVAAFVAFASVWGALSDTTGRRLRWIVAGAVGGAASYLLLAALPALGVGFGVALAVRVVGGAFTIGAFSLAVTTLADLSGGNGRNMGAAGLAIGLGAALGAVVGGRLSTVDPLAPVVAAAGLLLLVAGLAATVTERAPTCREMGLRAVVTGLKTRPALAVPYAFGFVDRLTAGFFALVGVFYFRTQFGLDAAGAGVVLALFFLPFALLQYPLGVVSDRVGRFYPVVVGSVCYGVAIVGVGLAPSLGLAAGLMAVVGVFGALVAPATMALATDLVPDDERGVALGGFNVAGSLGFLAGFLVGGLAADTLGYLPSFLVVGGLEVAIAVVALRAVRRLEPFADPEQGVHAADG
- a CDS encoding class I SAM-dependent methyltransferase, translated to MTELFGRAVADHYHDRMDEPLLVRDGAETQEHPIEAFYFEPFDPESEAGRWLSSWVRAPLLDVGAGAGRHALVFGARVETVAVDVSESLVAVMTDRGVADARVADMFSLPSRFDRDRFGSALVVGTQLSLAGSMQGLRGLLGDLAFVTDADATAVVDGYDPGHEAAAELLGYRPDPTPGLAHRTFHFAYEGAVSETLQFRLFSPDRLREATVGTGWRVADVRRADEGSYYRAALTKP
- a CDS encoding aldo/keto reductase, producing MEYTTLGDTGMEVSRICLGCMSFGTSSWREWVLDEEEGIELVDRAIELGINFFDTANMYSMGESERVLGKALEGRRDQNVVATKVYFQMDEDDPNSGGLSRKAIEQEVENSLDRLGMDTVDLLQTHRWDDDTPIETTMRALDDVVRRGQTRYLGASSMWAHQFAEALSTSAALGLDRFLTMQNHYNLLYREEEREMLPLCAKENVAVMPWSPLARGYLARPHEDFEATTRGATDDYARQHPYFESGGREINERVGELAAEKDVKMAQIALSWLLHKEWVDAPIVGTTSIEHLEDAVEALDISLSESDIEWLEEPYQPVRVSGHE
- a CDS encoding acyl-CoA synthetase yields the protein MVLEYDTACESFEWDIPEAYNLPSVIESHADAFGDRVAVRFLSQAGDRTERTYDDLRRDMNRFANALADLGVGSGDRVMHLFPRHPDAFAIQLGALKRGALLVPCSSMLKPKDIAFRASDCEASTVVAHASLTDMVEPVLDETPLSTTICLDGDPDGWHSFAELLADRAADHDGPMVGADDPMSINYTSGTTGQPKPVLHRHRWMRCFELVNGPYWWGLSGDEDLSDELMWATTGTGWAKWFWSPVGVGLTTGATQLLYDGDFDPETFLDVMADEGVTRLCAVPTQYRLFAQRDLSTWDLALTDALSAGEPLNREPIEAFEEAVGVTPRDGYGQTETVALVTNYPGIEVKEGSMGKPTPGMGTTIIDTMDEAAVDDGEIGEIAVPVDCPGIFDGYYQKPNLDEKTFSGEYYRTGDLASRDDDGYFFFEGRADDIIISAGYRIGPFEVEDALVSHPTVTEAAAVASPHDERGNVVKAYVVLAAGYEGSDDLADEITAFMKEETAPYKYPRRIEFVDDLPKTSSGKIRRIELREQEQATFGD
- a CDS encoding response regulator transcription factor, translated to MVGEDSDGLPVVLVADDEAELAELYAHWLGESYEVIVATGGEAALDLATEDIDVALLDRRMPSMTGDEVLSALRERDIDCRVAMITAVEPDVDIVDMPFDDYLVKPVSREELHSVVEVLLSRAQFDDRTQEFFALASKKATLESTAKDDPSEEYDRLTRRMGEIREELDETLSQYSSEDFEAAFRELPGEESFDTLE
- a CDS encoding cryptochrome/photolyase family protein, with amino-acid sequence MTVWLLGDQLSPAARPLERTDHVLMIEAHGFAERLPYHPAKLTLVFSAMRHCRDALRDRGYEVTYIEAETFGDGLDEYFAAAPGDSLLMMEPASHGAGARFEELVAARGGSLTRVENDRFLTSPETFDEWAGDRTVDDGFRQERWYRFVRRELDVLMDGDEPAGGEWNYDDQNRETPDEEWSPPPVPTFEPDAITKEAHDWVTERYDDHWGDDSLAAMVWPTTAEEARSALDHFVATRLPEFGDYQDALVDGEWALSHSLLSSSLNLGLLHPREAVDAAVEAYETGDAPLNSVEGFVRQLIGWREFMRHVYRRAMPELNEANQLDQTRELPPLYWDGGTDMNCLSEAVSHVHERGYAHHIERLMVLSNFALVYGADPHELNRWFHLGFVDAYHWVTTPNVVGMGSFATDVLSSKPYASSGNYINKMSDFCSNCPYAVSRTTGEGACPFNALYWDFLKEKEETLRGTGRMGLMYSHVDNKDDEEWREIRERASEVREQAREGEL